One region of Oxalobacteraceae bacterium OTU3CAMAD1 genomic DNA includes:
- a CDS encoding pectinesterase family protein — MKLTRFRAALRLSCSLPVLLSLMAATAAGAAAIDPALQTAPADGFAGQAGGTVGGSAAIPSQIYTATNRAELLAALRRGAANPKIVKLRGTIDMSEGVPFANTGDQASRGLIRLPSNTTLIGEGAGAGIVNGHIVVAGVSQVIVRNLKIVNPCDVGPIWDPNDGALGNWNAAFDAIGVTTSDHVWIDHNTFTDGAMTDDKLPIENGQIKQCHDGAVDITKASDLVTVSYNVFGQHRKNNLIGSSDNDPADAGKLRISFSNNVFRDIVSRAPRVRYGQIHMFNNYFVGSKANPVYPHEYSIGVGHASQIVSHNNVFDIAGAAGVPVRCDDVIEPIGGTVPGAFKDTGSALNGATLTGCSVPNGVAFTTPYAYAARPLALVKANALAQSGGGKLSTAISGSGDVTPDATVTLNCPPSGLYFCDDFQNGGTANWNLLPVAGANGSFSVKAESVGATNLVMQYTAASTGGVLALLKPSALGAVPSADYYVEARIKPMTNSTTGNKQLYLITRYKDATNWYGGGLNVQNSTATTQVEIARMLNATLSRPKQVRKPIAMDAQFYTVRFEMIGTSLTVYLDGEALGTVTDASFAERGLVGLYTTNKSFQIDDVRIGDPSLKPSQLTLNPASLTYIAEVGDTPLTVNVNAVKPDGAADTFNAVSSKPGVAAVATSDGKLTITPVGAGTATITVTSGSDPTLQRTIAATISPQFVQPSQAYPLNGATQPAAAAPSAHVDSALKVTFDSPPTLGAGGSIRIFRKADDALVDVIRLSGETDMLGYAGQAAIRKVNTTPITINGNTVTIKPHSNKLEYGTEYYVAISNGVFTGASLGGIPFVGIGKLGDWSFTTRTAGPAPGSASVTVGAADDADFSTVQAALNYAMKDVAANDPLTITVRNGTYTELLYLRGKNNVTIVGESRDGAVIQYTNYDSLNSGTGGSQSPDSSATSGGRSVMLVEAADILTIDTLTLRNTTLRSSAISAQAEAIYFNNDSGRLVAKNAAFLSEQDTLNLKGYAWFYRSLVAGNVDFIWGGSRAALFEESEIRSVGDTTSATGGGYILQARVPNATDKGFVFLNSRLTHGPGPGPLHGDVPDGATWLARSPGGTATWDNIAFINTKMDSHVAAAGWAGAGVNGQPAPNPVVPTAASGWREYGSTTLGGDPINLAARVGGFQLSASDVAAGFANRALVFAAWNGGAGWDPQP; from the coding sequence ATGAAACTGACTCGCTTCAGGGCCGCGTTACGCCTGTCCTGTTCATTGCCCGTCCTGCTGTCGCTGATGGCCGCAACCGCCGCCGGCGCCGCCGCCATCGATCCCGCGCTGCAAACGGCGCCCGCCGACGGCTTCGCCGGCCAGGCCGGCGGCACCGTCGGCGGTTCCGCTGCGATCCCGTCGCAGATCTACACCGCCACCAATCGCGCCGAGCTGCTGGCGGCGCTGCGGCGCGGCGCCGCCAACCCCAAGATCGTCAAGCTGCGCGGCACCATCGACATGAGCGAAGGCGTTCCGTTCGCGAACACCGGCGACCAGGCCAGCCGGGGGCTGATACGCCTGCCCAGCAACACCACCCTGATCGGCGAAGGCGCCGGCGCCGGCATCGTCAACGGCCATATCGTCGTCGCCGGCGTGTCCCAGGTCATCGTGCGCAACCTGAAGATCGTCAACCCCTGCGATGTCGGTCCGATCTGGGACCCGAACGACGGCGCGCTTGGCAACTGGAATGCGGCCTTCGACGCCATCGGCGTGACCACCTCGGATCACGTCTGGATCGATCACAACACCTTTACCGACGGCGCCATGACCGACGACAAACTGCCGATCGAGAATGGCCAGATCAAGCAGTGCCACGACGGGGCTGTCGACATCACCAAGGCGTCGGACTTGGTGACGGTGTCGTACAACGTCTTCGGCCAGCACCGTAAAAACAACCTGATTGGTTCCAGCGACAACGACCCGGCAGACGCGGGCAAGCTGCGTATCAGCTTTAGCAACAACGTCTTCCGCGACATCGTCAGCCGCGCGCCGCGTGTGCGCTATGGCCAGATCCACATGTTCAACAACTACTTCGTCGGCAGCAAGGCGAACCCGGTCTATCCACACGAATATTCGATCGGCGTGGGCCACGCGTCGCAGATCGTGTCGCACAATAACGTGTTCGACATCGCCGGCGCCGCCGGCGTTCCTGTCCGCTGCGACGATGTCATCGAACCAATAGGCGGCACCGTCCCCGGCGCCTTCAAGGACACCGGGTCGGCGCTCAACGGCGCCACGCTGACCGGATGCTCGGTGCCGAACGGCGTCGCCTTCACGACGCCGTATGCCTATGCGGCGCGTCCGCTGGCGCTGGTCAAGGCCAATGCGCTGGCGCAGTCCGGCGGCGGCAAGCTGTCGACCGCCATCAGCGGCAGCGGCGACGTCACGCCCGACGCCACCGTTACCCTGAACTGCCCGCCGTCGGGCCTTTACTTCTGCGACGACTTCCAGAACGGCGGCACCGCCAACTGGAACCTGTTGCCGGTCGCGGGCGCCAACGGCAGCTTTAGCGTCAAGGCGGAAAGCGTCGGCGCGACCAATCTGGTGATGCAGTACACCGCCGCATCGACCGGCGGCGTGCTGGCGCTGCTCAAGCCAAGCGCGCTGGGCGCCGTGCCATCGGCGGACTACTACGTCGAGGCACGCATCAAGCCGATGACCAACAGCACCACCGGCAACAAGCAGCTGTATCTGATCACCCGCTACAAGGACGCGACCAACTGGTATGGCGGCGGCTTGAATGTGCAGAACAGCACCGCCACTACGCAGGTCGAAATCGCCCGCATGCTGAACGCCACCTTGTCCCGTCCCAAACAGGTGCGCAAGCCCATCGCGATGGATGCGCAGTTCTACACCGTGCGCTTCGAAATGATCGGCACCTCGCTGACGGTCTACCTGGATGGCGAAGCGCTGGGCACCGTCACCGACGCCTCGTTCGCGGAGCGCGGCCTGGTCGGCCTGTACACAACCAACAAGTCGTTCCAGATCGACGACGTGCGCATCGGCGACCCATCGCTCAAGCCCTCGCAGCTGACGCTCAATCCGGCGTCGCTGACCTACATCGCCGAAGTGGGCGACACGCCGCTGACCGTCAACGTCAACGCCGTCAAGCCGGATGGCGCGGCTGACACCTTCAATGCGGTTTCCAGCAAACCGGGCGTGGCCGCCGTCGCCACCAGCGATGGCAAGTTGACCATCACGCCGGTCGGCGCGGGCACCGCGACCATCACCGTCACCAGCGGCTCGGACCCCACGCTGCAGCGGACCATCGCGGCCACCATCAGCCCCCAGTTCGTGCAGCCGTCGCAAGCCTACCCGTTGAACGGCGCCACGCAACCGGCCGCCGCCGCGCCATCGGCCCACGTCGATTCCGCGCTCAAAGTGACCTTCGACAGCCCGCCGACGCTGGGTGCGGGCGGCAGCATCCGCATCTTCCGCAAGGCCGACGACGCGCTGGTCGATGTCATCCGCCTGTCCGGCGAGACCGACATGCTGGGCTACGCCGGCCAGGCGGCGATCCGCAAGGTCAATACCACGCCGATCACCATCAACGGCAACACGGTGACCATCAAACCGCACAGCAACAAGCTTGAATACGGCACGGAATACTATGTCGCCATCTCCAACGGCGTGTTCACCGGCGCCTCGCTGGGCGGCATACCGTTCGTCGGCATCGGCAAACTGGGCGACTGGTCGTTCACCACCCGCACGGCGGGACCGGCGCCGGGCAGCGCCAGCGTGACCGTGGGCGCGGCCGACGACGCCGACTTCAGCACCGTGCAGGCGGCGCTCAATTACGCCATGAAGGACGTGGCGGCCAACGATCCGCTGACAATCACGGTGCGCAACGGCACGTACACGGAACTGCTTTACCTGCGGGGCAAGAACAACGTCACCATCGTCGGCGAAAGCCGCGACGGCGCCGTCATCCAGTACACCAACTACGACAGCCTGAATAGCGGCACCGGCGGCAGCCAGTCGCCCGACAGCTCGGCGACATCCGGCGGCCGTTCGGTGATGCTGGTGGAGGCGGCGGACATCCTGACCATCGACACGCTCACGTTGCGCAACACGACGCTGCGTTCCAGCGCCATCTCGGCGCAGGCGGAGGCGATCTACTTCAACAACGACAGCGGCCGGCTGGTGGCGAAGAACGCCGCCTTCCTCAGCGAGCAGGATACGTTGAACCTGAAGGGCTATGCCTGGTTCTACCGCAGCCTGGTGGCGGGGAATGTGGACTTCATCTGGGGCGGCAGCCGCGCGGCCCTGTTCGAGGAAAGCGAGATCCGCTCCGTTGGCGACACCACCAGCGCCACCGGCGGCGGCTACATCTTGCAGGCGCGCGTGCCCAACGCCACGGACAAGGGCTTCGTCTTCCTTAACAGCCGGTTGACGCACGGTCCCGGTCCGGGCCCCCTGCACGGCGACGTGCCGGACGGCGCCACCTGGCTGGCGCGCAGCCCGGGCGGCACCGCGACGTGGGACAACATCGCCTTCATCAACACGAAGATGGATAGCCATGTTGCCGCAGCCGGTTGGGCAGGCGCTGGCGTCAACGGCCAACCGGCGCCAAATCCGGTCGTGCCGACGGCCGCCAGCGGCTGGCGAGAGTACGGCAGCACCACGTTGGGCGGCGATCCGATCAACCTGGCGGCGCGCGTGGGCGGCTTCCAACTGAGCGCCTCGGATGTCGCCGCCGGTTTCGCCAACCGCGCGCTGGTTTTCGCGGCCTGGAACGGCGGCGCGGGTTGGGACCCGCAACCTTGA
- a CDS encoding VPLPA-CTERM sorting domain-containing protein, giving the protein MHTSLHKAVAAACFALAAGAAHAGADPLHNAIITASYNGQPGGMLGADHLFADEAGSNVSGLDPIEPGTEFLTSDFLLGFDFAPDGRLTIFNNGALPVGAYSATFDFGTTLAAPIVGFSVLDAGITTGMPVLNIVNGHTISIDLSDVTWNGDFSALTTRIALQGPVAAVPEPATAWMMMAGLAGVGMLARRRRSGGSNTGTSPR; this is encoded by the coding sequence ATGCACACCTCACTACACAAAGCCGTGGCCGCCGCATGTTTCGCGCTGGCCGCCGGCGCCGCGCACGCGGGCGCCGATCCGCTGCACAACGCCATCATCACCGCCAGCTACAACGGCCAACCCGGCGGCATGCTGGGCGCCGACCACCTGTTCGCCGATGAAGCGGGCAGCAATGTCAGCGGTCTCGATCCGATCGAGCCTGGCACCGAATTCCTCACCAGCGACTTCCTGCTGGGATTCGATTTCGCGCCCGACGGCCGCCTGACCATCTTCAACAACGGCGCCCTCCCCGTCGGCGCCTACAGCGCCACCTTCGATTTCGGCACCACCCTGGCCGCGCCCATCGTCGGCTTCAGCGTGCTCGATGCGGGCATCACCACCGGCATGCCGGTGCTGAACATCGTCAACGGCCACACCATCTCGATCGATCTGTCCGATGTGACGTGGAACGGCGATTTCAGCGCGCTGACCACCCGGATCGCCTTGCAAGGACCGGTGGCGGCGGTGCCTGAACCGGCAACCGCCTGGATGATGATGGCGGGCCTGGCCGGCGTCGGCATGCTGGCCCGCCGTCGCCGCTCCGGTGGCAGCAATACCGGCACGTCGCCACGCTAA
- a CDS encoding glycoside hydrolase family 6 protein, which produces MANQPGAKWFGGWSGNIGTAVGNYVGAAAAANKIPVLVAYNIPARDCGQASAGGAGSLAAYQDWIRAFATALGNRQAIVVLEPDALPQLDCLDANGKAARVQLFQYAVTQFKNLATRTSLYLDIGNSSWLAPAEAATRLANAGIANAHGFSLNVSNYRTDAESNAYGVAVSNALQQQKGYGKPFIVDTSRNGNGPNGTQWCDPAGRKIGVPSRINAAGSQPEMTLWIKSPGEADGCAAAAGAFSPDLAYKLIYGY; this is translated from the coding sequence ATCGCCAACCAACCGGGCGCCAAATGGTTCGGCGGCTGGAGCGGCAACATCGGCACCGCCGTCGGCAACTACGTCGGTGCGGCGGCCGCCGCCAACAAGATTCCGGTCCTGGTGGCCTACAACATTCCCGCGCGCGATTGTGGCCAGGCCAGCGCCGGCGGCGCCGGCTCGCTGGCGGCCTACCAGGATTGGATACGCGCCTTCGCCACCGCGCTCGGCAACCGCCAGGCGATCGTCGTGCTCGAACCTGACGCGCTGCCGCAGCTCGATTGTCTCGACGCGAACGGCAAGGCGGCGCGCGTGCAACTGTTCCAGTATGCGGTGACGCAGTTCAAGAACCTGGCGACGCGCACCTCGCTGTATCTCGACATCGGCAACAGCAGCTGGCTGGCGCCGGCCGAAGCGGCGACCCGGCTGGCCAACGCCGGCATCGCCAACGCCCACGGCTTTTCGCTGAACGTGTCGAACTACCGCACCGATGCGGAAAGCAACGCCTATGGCGTGGCCGTCAGCAACGCGCTGCAACAGCAAAAAGGCTATGGCAAACCGTTCATCGTCGATACCAGCCGCAACGGCAACGGCCCCAACGGCACGCAGTGGTGCGATCCGGCCGGCCGCAAAATCGGCGTGCCGTCGCGCATCAACGCGGCGGGTAGCCAGCCGGAAATGACGTTGTGGATCAAGTCGCCGGGCGAGGCGGACGGTTGCGCGGCGGCGGCCGGCGCGTTCTCGCCGGACCTGGCCTATAAGCTGATCTACGGCTATTGA
- a CDS encoding efflux transporter outer membrane subunit, which yields MAKQYSGLVLRGCAWAALAAGLSACALGPDFQTPAPPAAATDGYTPTPLAARTASAPASPTGGAAQQFSMGQDIPAQWWTVFRSPALDQLIRNALAQNPNMAMAEATLRQAQENYAAQAGNLVWPAVNGQLGVSRQKANAASTGGAPGVFNLYNASVNVSYTPDVFGATRRTLEAARATVDYQRFQVEATYLALSANVVTTAIQEASLRAQIQATREVLDASNKQLGVIEKQFEYGAIPRTTILSQRNQVAQVAATLPPLEKALAQSRHQLSVLAGKLPSEAGMPEFSLDSLTLPETLPVSLPSALVRQRPDIRASEELLHQASALVGVATAAQYPQFTLSGSYGASSPTFGNLLEANSAVWSLAAGLAAPIFNGGALSAQRRAAEAAYDAAAAQYRATLLTGFQNVADSLRALDSDAQALKAQAEAEALAAESLALATEQYKLGAISYLSLLDAQRSYQQAHINLVQAQAARYADTAALFQALGGGWWNRADGVPAATPVSAAPSISNSP from the coding sequence ATGGCAAAACAATATAGTGGTTTGGTCTTGCGCGGGTGTGCGTGGGCGGCTCTGGCGGCCGGCTTGAGCGCGTGCGCGCTGGGCCCCGACTTCCAGACACCGGCGCCGCCGGCGGCCGCCACGGACGGCTACACGCCGACCCCGCTCGCGGCGCGCACCGCGTCCGCGCCCGCATCCCCCACCGGCGGCGCGGCCCAGCAGTTTTCGATGGGACAGGACATCCCGGCCCAGTGGTGGACGGTGTTCCGCTCGCCGGCGCTGGACCAGTTGATCCGCAACGCGCTGGCGCAGAACCCCAACATGGCGATGGCCGAGGCGACCTTGCGCCAGGCGCAGGAAAACTATGCCGCGCAGGCGGGCAACCTGGTCTGGCCGGCGGTCAACGGCCAGCTCGGCGTGTCGCGCCAGAAGGCCAACGCCGCCAGCACCGGCGGCGCGCCCGGCGTCTTCAATCTGTATAACGCCTCGGTCAACGTGTCGTACACGCCGGACGTCTTCGGCGCCACGCGCCGCACGCTGGAGGCGGCGCGGGCGACGGTCGATTACCAGCGCTTCCAGGTCGAGGCGACCTACCTGGCCTTGAGCGCCAACGTGGTGACGACGGCGATCCAGGAGGCCTCGCTGCGCGCGCAGATCCAGGCCACGCGCGAAGTGCTCGACGCGTCGAACAAGCAGCTCGGCGTGATCGAGAAGCAGTTCGAGTACGGCGCCATCCCGCGCACCACGATCCTGAGCCAGCGCAACCAGGTGGCGCAGGTCGCGGCCACCTTGCCGCCGCTGGAAAAAGCGCTGGCGCAAAGCCGCCACCAGCTCTCGGTCCTGGCAGGCAAGCTGCCCAGCGAGGCCGGCATGCCGGAATTTTCGCTCGATTCCCTGACTTTGCCGGAGACGCTGCCGGTGTCCTTGCCATCGGCGCTGGTGCGCCAGCGGCCCGACATCCGCGCCAGCGAGGAACTGCTGCACCAGGCCAGCGCGCTGGTCGGCGTGGCAACGGCGGCGCAATATCCGCAGTTCACCCTGAGCGGCAGCTACGGCGCCTCCAGCCCCACCTTCGGCAACCTGCTGGAAGCCAATAGCGCGGTCTGGAGCCTGGCAGCCGGCCTGGCTGCGCCTATCTTCAACGGCGGCGCCTTGAGCGCCCAGCGCCGCGCAGCCGAGGCGGCGTACGACGCGGCCGCCGCGCAGTACCGCGCGACCTTGCTGACGGGGTTCCAGAACGTCGCCGACAGCCTGCGCGCGCTCGACTCGGACGCGCAGGCGCTCAAGGCGCAGGCCGAGGCGGAGGCGCTGGCGGCCGAATCGCTGGCGCTGGCCACGGAACAATACAAACTGGGCGCGATCAGCTATCTGTCGCTGCTCGACGCGCAGCGCAGCTATCAGCAGGCCCACATCAACCTGGTGCAGGCGCAGGCCGCCCGCTACGCCGATACGGCGGCGCTGTTCCAGGCGCTGGGCGGCGGCTGGTGGAACCGCGCCGACGGCGTGCCGGCCGCAACGCCGGTGTCGGCCGCGCCGTCGATCAGCAACAGCCCGTAG
- a CDS encoding efflux RND transporter periplasmic adaptor subunit has protein sequence MTKRMLIMVGCVILLIAVLAFGKYLQIQKLIASSPKPGAQVVTAIKVPAVEWQPQLTAVGTLVPVRGVDVTTEIAGLVRKVNFKSGDEVKAGQVLFEMNAESDIAQLRSLQAAADLAATVLKRDKLQLAAQAISQAQVDNDEADLKSRKALVAQQQALVDKKTIRAPFAGKLGITAVNPGQYLNPGDVLVTLQTIDTVYADFFVPQKQIAGLSIGQKLNLTSDAWPGVAFPAKVTAISPKVDAATRNVQVQATVANAKRQLLPGMFANVSLDQGEVKKYLTLPQTAITYNPYGSTVFVLAPAKAEQGKPPPKDDKGNPQLVAQEVFVTTGPTRGDQVAVLTGIKEGQTIVTSGQLKLKNGTPAVINNTVQPANSPNPTPQEQ, from the coding sequence ATGACCAAGCGTATGCTCATCATGGTAGGGTGCGTCATCCTACTGATCGCCGTACTGGCATTCGGAAAATACCTTCAGATTCAAAAGCTCATCGCCAGCTCGCCCAAGCCGGGCGCGCAGGTGGTCACCGCCATCAAGGTGCCGGCGGTGGAATGGCAGCCGCAGCTCACCGCCGTCGGCACCTTGGTGCCGGTGCGCGGCGTCGACGTGACGACGGAGATCGCCGGCCTGGTACGCAAGGTCAATTTCAAATCCGGCGACGAGGTCAAGGCCGGCCAGGTGCTGTTCGAGATGAACGCCGAATCCGATATCGCCCAGCTGCGCTCCCTGCAGGCGGCGGCCGACCTGGCGGCGACGGTGCTCAAGCGCGACAAGCTGCAACTGGCGGCGCAGGCCATCAGCCAGGCGCAGGTCGACAACGACGAGGCGGACCTGAAGAGCCGCAAGGCGCTGGTGGCGCAGCAGCAGGCGCTGGTCGACAAGAAAACCATTCGCGCGCCGTTCGCCGGCAAGCTGGGGATCACCGCCGTCAATCCGGGCCAGTACCTCAATCCCGGCGACGTGCTGGTGACCCTGCAAACCATCGACACCGTGTATGCCGATTTCTTCGTGCCGCAAAAGCAGATCGCCGGCCTGTCGATCGGCCAGAAGCTGAATCTGACCAGCGACGCCTGGCCCGGCGTGGCGTTCCCCGCCAAGGTGACGGCGATCAGCCCGAAAGTCGATGCGGCGACCCGCAACGTGCAGGTGCAGGCGACGGTGGCCAACGCCAAGCGCCAGCTGTTGCCGGGCATGTTCGCCAACGTCAGCCTGGATCAGGGCGAGGTGAAAAAATACCTTACCCTGCCGCAGACCGCCATCACCTACAACCCGTACGGATCGACCGTGTTCGTGCTGGCGCCGGCCAAGGCGGAGCAGGGCAAGCCGCCGCCAAAAGACGACAAGGGCAATCCGCAGCTGGTGGCGCAGGAGGTGTTCGTCACCACCGGGCCCACGCGCGGCGACCAGGTGGCCGTCCTCACCGGCATCAAGGAAGGGCAAACCATTGTCACCAGCGGCCAGCTGAAACTGAAGAACGGCACGCCGGCCGTGATCAACAACACGGTGCAGCCGGCCAACAGCCCGAATCCGACGCCGCAAGAACAGTGA
- a CDS encoding efflux RND transporter permease subunit: MNFTDIFIKRPVLASVVSLLIVVLGLRSLFSLPINQYPKTQNAVVTISTTYYGADAATVAGFITQPLESAIAQAQGIDYLSSSSNSGVSTITATLLLNYDSNRALTEITTQVNSVRNQLPQQAQQPVLTVQMGQTTDAMYMGFYSATLPTNNVTDFLARVVKPKLDSIQGVQTAELLGARQFALRAWLDAGKMAAHGVTAAEVSAALASNNYLAGLGSTKGQMVSVPLTAGTDLHTVEEFKALAVKQSGGAIVRLEDIANVTLGSENYDFNVAFSGVRSVFIGIKVAPEANILDVANRVREAFPAIKEQLPTGLTGEIVYDSTEFINTSIHEVVLTLVEALVIVTVVIYLFLGSLRAVIVPVIAMPLSLIGTFFMMLMLGYSINLLTLLAIVLAIGLVVDDAIIVVENVDRHMKAGMKPFDAAILAARELGSPILAMTVVLIAVYVPIGFQGGLTGALFTEFAFTLAGAVAVSGIVALTLSPMMCAYFFDPKQDQGKFVKAIDRVFGKVHDGYLRLLRSLLNTWPVLIVLGVILSALLGVMFTMSQSELAPEEDQGIVLSQVVGAPTATSDQMQAYAKQIFDIARALPEYDQMFQITGVPTTNAGIGGVLFKPWDKRSRSAAEIQQELQQKWGNVAGGRVAAFQFPALPGSSGLPVQFVITTTEPFENLNTVAQAVLAKATKDGKFYFADVDLKIDSPQARVEVDRDKLSTLGLTQQDFGNAMAAALGGGYVNYFSISGRSYKVIPQVRQVDRLNPSDVLNFYIKTPSGGMIPASTVASIKYSVQPESVTRFQQLNSATISGVSGASQGEILEYLRNTVREVAPSGYSIDYSGSSRQFMTESGGFVMTMAFAVIIVFLALAAQFESFRDPIVILFSVPMALFGAMTFIFLGFASINIYTQVGLVTLMGLISKHGILIVEVANHLRAAGKSKREAIEEASATRLRPILMTTAAMVFGVVPLVIASGAGAAGRHAMGLVIFTGLSIGTLFTLFVVPAVYMLLAGEHKAEAPAGERPAPPAPAHAPVS; the protein is encoded by the coding sequence ATGAACTTTACCGACATCTTCATCAAACGGCCGGTGCTGGCCAGCGTGGTCAGCCTGCTGATCGTGGTGCTGGGCCTGCGCTCGCTGTTCAGCCTTCCGATCAACCAGTATCCCAAAACGCAAAACGCGGTGGTCACGATTTCAACCACCTACTACGGCGCCGACGCGGCCACCGTGGCCGGCTTCATCACGCAGCCGCTGGAATCGGCGATCGCGCAGGCGCAGGGCATCGACTACCTGTCCTCGTCGAGCAACAGCGGGGTGTCGACTATCACCGCCACCTTGTTGCTCAATTACGACTCCAACCGGGCGCTGACCGAGATCACCACGCAAGTCAATTCGGTGCGCAACCAGCTGCCGCAACAGGCGCAGCAACCGGTGCTGACGGTGCAGATGGGCCAGACCACGGACGCCATGTACATGGGCTTCTACAGCGCCACGCTGCCCACCAATAACGTCACCGACTTCCTGGCGCGGGTGGTCAAGCCCAAACTGGACTCGATCCAGGGCGTGCAGACCGCCGAGCTGCTGGGCGCGCGCCAGTTCGCGCTGCGCGCCTGGCTGGACGCCGGCAAGATGGCGGCCCACGGCGTGACGGCGGCGGAGGTCAGCGCCGCGCTGGCGTCGAACAACTACCTGGCCGGCCTGGGCTCGACCAAGGGCCAGATGGTCAGCGTGCCGCTGACCGCCGGCACCGACCTGCACACGGTGGAGGAGTTCAAGGCGCTGGCCGTCAAGCAAAGCGGCGGCGCCATCGTGCGGCTGGAGGACATCGCCAACGTCACGCTGGGGTCGGAGAATTACGATTTCAATGTCGCCTTCAGCGGCGTGCGCTCGGTGTTCATCGGTATCAAGGTGGCGCCGGAGGCCAACATCCTCGACGTCGCGAACCGGGTGCGCGAGGCTTTCCCGGCGATCAAGGAGCAGCTGCCGACGGGTCTGACGGGGGAGATCGTCTACGATTCGACGGAGTTCATCAACACCTCCATCCATGAAGTGGTCCTGACGCTGGTGGAGGCGCTGGTGATCGTGACGGTGGTGATCTACCTGTTCCTGGGCAGCCTGCGCGCGGTGATCGTGCCGGTGATCGCCATGCCGCTGTCGCTGATCGGCACCTTCTTCATGATGCTGATGCTGGGCTACTCGATCAATCTATTGACGCTGCTGGCCATCGTGCTGGCGATCGGCCTGGTGGTCGACGACGCCATCATCGTGGTGGAAAACGTCGACCGCCACATGAAGGCCGGCATGAAGCCGTTCGACGCCGCCATCCTGGCCGCGCGCGAGTTGGGTAGCCCGATCCTGGCGATGACGGTGGTGCTGATCGCCGTCTACGTGCCGATCGGCTTCCAGGGCGGCCTGACCGGCGCGCTGTTCACCGAGTTCGCGTTCACCCTGGCGGGGGCGGTGGCGGTATCGGGCATCGTCGCGCTCACGCTGTCGCCGATGATGTGCGCCTACTTCTTCGATCCTAAACAGGACCAGGGAAAATTCGTCAAAGCGATCGACCGGGTGTTCGGCAAAGTCCACGATGGCTATCTGCGGCTGTTGCGTAGTTTGCTCAACACCTGGCCGGTGCTGATCGTGCTCGGCGTGATACTGAGCGCGCTGCTGGGCGTGATGTTCACGATGTCGCAGTCGGAGCTGGCGCCGGAGGAGGACCAGGGCATCGTGCTGTCGCAGGTGGTCGGCGCGCCGACCGCCACCTCGGACCAGATGCAGGCCTACGCCAAGCAGATTTTCGATATCGCCAGGGCGCTGCCGGAATACGACCAGATGTTCCAGATCACCGGGGTGCCGACCACCAACGCCGGCATCGGCGGCGTGCTGTTCAAGCCGTGGGACAAGCGGTCCCGCTCGGCGGCCGAGATCCAGCAGGAACTGCAGCAGAAATGGGGCAATGTCGCCGGCGGGCGCGTGGCGGCGTTCCAGTTCCCGGCGCTGCCGGGCAGCTCCGGCCTGCCGGTGCAATTCGTCATCACCACCACCGAGCCGTTCGAAAACCTGAACACGGTGGCGCAGGCGGTGCTGGCCAAGGCCACCAAGGACGGCAAGTTCTACTTCGCCGACGTCGACCTGAAGATCGATTCGCCGCAGGCCAGGGTGGAGGTGGACCGCGACAAGCTCAGTACCCTGGGCTTGACGCAGCAGGACTTCGGCAACGCCATGGCGGCGGCGCTGGGCGGCGGCTACGTCAACTACTTCTCGATCTCCGGCCGCTCGTACAAGGTGATTCCGCAGGTCCGCCAGGTCGACCGCCTCAATCCGTCCGATGTGCTGAACTTTTATATCAAAACGCCCAGCGGCGGCATGATCCCGGCCAGCACCGTGGCCAGCATCAAGTACAGCGTGCAGCCGGAATCGGTCACTCGCTTCCAGCAGCTCAATTCGGCCACCATCTCCGGCGTCAGCGGGGCGTCGCAGGGCGAGATCCTCGAGTACCTGCGCAACACGGTGCGGGAGGTGGCGCCGTCCGGCTACTCGATCGACTATTCCGGCTCGTCGCGCCAGTTCATGACCGAGTCGGGCGGCTTCGTCATGACCATGGCCTTCGCCGTGATCATCGTGTTCCTGGCGCTGGCGGCGCAGTTCGAGAGCTTCCGCGACCCGATCGTGATCCTGTTCTCGGTGCCGATGGCGCTGTTCGGCGCGATGACCTTCATCTTCCTCGGTTTCGCGTCGATCAACATTTATACGCAGGTCGGGCTGGTGACATTGATGGGACTCATCTCCAAGCATGGTATCCTGATCGTCGAAGTGGCGAACCACTTGCGAGCGGCCGGAAAGAGCAAGCGCGAAGCGATCGAGGAAGCCTCCGCCACCCGTCTGCGGCCGATTTTGATGACCACGGCCGCCATGGTGTTCGGCGTGGTGCCGCTGGTGATCGCCTCCGGCGCCGGCGCGGCCGGACGGCACGCGATGGGACTGGTGATTTTCACCGGGCTGTCGATCGGAACGTTGTTTACGCTGTTCGTGGTGCCGGCCGTGTACATGCTGCTGGCGGGGGAACACAAGGCCGAGGCGCCTGCCGGGGAACGTCCGGCGCCGCCGGCGCCGGCGCACGCACCGGTGTCATAA